The Pseudoalteromonas luteoviolacea DNA window ATTTGAGCTCTGCGAGAAAAAGCGCTTTTATATTGTCAAAGTAGTCATCTTTTTCTCGACTAGAAAAGATGACTTTCCATAGCTTGGGGAGCTTAAAAAAAGTGTATAAGTCTTCAGAAGAATAAGAACTAGAAAGCTTATCAAACAATTCCGAGAGTTCTTTGTGTGATAAGATTTCTCTTTTAAAAATATCTATGAGAAGATCAATTTTGCATTGGTCAAACACACCAGCAAATCTATCGCTGTTAAATTCTAAACACTTGGGTAGTTCATTGGTAAGTGTATGCATATTTTTGTCCTTAAAAAGCTGCTAACTACATGTATTTAGCAGCAGGGTGATCTCACTAAGGGTTACTTTTCGAATGACTTCGACCAGTTCCAAGCTGTGATAGGTGGTGCAATTGAAATGCTATCAACACGTGCTTGATCAACATTAGCGATATTTAATGTTTGATCTGAAAAGCTACTTTTAAGCGCATCAAGTTTTTCAGAGATAGATATTTTCTCTTTTGGTGCTTCAACAATCATTTGTAATTCCTTCTTAAATTTAATTTATTTCATAGAGGGAAGCCCTCCGTTTTTTTGTACATGATGTTTATTATTTGTGTCAATTACGTAGATTCCCCGTATTTTTGTTGCTTATTGTTGAGTTTATTCGTAAAAATTTGGGTTGTTGTTTGATTTTTATGCTGGTTTTTAGGATTGTTTTTGTTTTACATGAATAGAGATGTATTGGTTGCTCATTCTAAACATGGCAATTAATTTGACCTTATTCAGGTGTTGAGATGTAAATAACCTTTATTTTAAGACTATTTATTAGAGTCATTACTTTATATTTTCTTGATTTATATAGTTTTAAATTTAGTAATTAATGAGTGATTACTATTCTCATTTATTGATTGTTGAGGTGTTAAAGTTTGAATCGATAAGGTTGTACATGATTTTTATTTCAATAAACAAAATAAAATCATTTCTTACTATTAAGTATCAATCTTCAAAACTAGTATAGTTAAGAATGATTTGTTATTTTTCTTTTTGCTTTTAATTTGATCTAAATCAATTTTGAGATTTCATTTTTAGCAGTGTGGTCAAGTTAACCAAGTAAAAAGTCTGTATTTTTCATCGATAAATCGTGAGTACTCATCCAAAGATAGTAGTTCTGTATCAAAAGGAGAAAATTTTAATGTTCTATTTTTGGGTGCAAGTTTATTTTTGTATATTACATTGCTGGCTATTGAAGGAATACAGCCTCTTTTCTGTCATTGCCTATTAGTTGGATTTAATTAACAGTTACGCTTGATTGAGAGAACAGCTATCAATTTTCGTGTCTGTGTAACGTTGTCAAAGCAACAGTGGATATTGAATTTTTGTGGATAAAATAGATGTGTGATTTTCTTTGTTACTGTTTTACTATGATTTTTTCTAATCTTTCCTGAATTTAAAACTGTATTGGCTATGCTTATCACAGCGAATTCAAACTCTGTTTTGGATTTAGCTTTTCTACGAGGTGTGTTCAGGTTATGTGTTTATGAGAGTAGAATCTTCATTTTATCTTTACACGCCTATCTCTAATTACTTGATATCATAAGCTTGAGGTAATGCATTTTACTTTCCACATATCCGTTATAAGATACGTGTTAAGATTTTTGTAGAGTATAGTGGCAAGCCATCAATGCTTTGATAGCTTAACCACTTTAGTCTGAGAAAGTGGGCATTATCGGAAAAACATCTAACTGAGTAGACTTTACACGATTAAATTGCGCATTGACTTTTCCCGATATATTGCCAACTGTTTAGACCTTGTTGAATATGCTGTGCAGCTTGCTGTGCCGTCGTTCCAGAAAATACCTGTTTGATGGCCTCTGCAACAAGCTGTTGATAGCTTGGCGTTCCTTGATTTAACGAAGCTGCTGTAAATAAGCTCGCACCATAACTCTGCTCGTTTAAGAGTTTTGCTTGTGCTCTAAGGTTGCCGCTGTTGATTTGCATTTTGCCGCCGTAAGCGGGAATTTCATTTAGAGTATTAGCAAATAAGTTGGCAAATGTTTTTGTTGTCGTAAAGTTGAGCACTTTTTGGGCGTGTTCAGCATACTGACTTTTGGCGTTTACCTGATAGGTACCATCGGCAAACCCGTAGAATTTGCCACTTTCTCCAGGCACAGGCCAAAAGTCAACTTGATAGCTTTTGTCTATTTGATAAAACACGGAGTTAGGTCCCGCTCGCCAACCACCATCTAAAGCCAACGCTGAGTTTCCTAGAGCTTTACTGGTACCCATACCATGGTAATCCTGCTTCAATACATCATGATTGATGTAACCTTTGTTATGCCAATCTTTTAATGTACCTAATATATTTACGTATTCAGTATCCGTAAAACAGGCTTGTCCAGTTATCAGTGCTTGTGCTCGCGACGCTTTGAGTAATCCAGCAGTCATTACTTCTGCGACTACTTGCGATAGATACCACTGATCGCTGGCCATTTGCAGAGCAGTAATATTGTTGCTTTTCAGTTGGTTGAACACACGCTCGAGAGCAGAAATAGAGTGAGGCTGTGAATCTAACCCATGCTTAGCTAGCAATTTTTTGTTGACCAGAATACCCTCGAGCTGCATCGCAAACGGTACACCATATATGTTGTTATCTGCGCCTGTTGCTGCTGGGAGTGCATTTGGGTTAATGGATTTTAACGCTGTGAGTTGCGGTGATATCAAATTATGTTTGATTAGCGGTGCAAGCGCTGCGGGTCCTGGCATCCATTGAAACAAATCAACATGTTGATTTTGTATCGCCAATTGGATATGCGACTGATATGTATCAAAATCGATGACTTTAACGTTGACATGCACATCGTCAATTAGGTTTTGTTTGTTAACCTTGTCCCATAACAACTGTTCTTGTTGGCGCCACGTATAGAGATCTAGCTGCTGTTTTGAACAAGCTAGGGTTGGCCAGAGCAACAAAGCAATGAGTAAGTAGAAATATTTTGTCATGTTAACCTCTTATTGCACCTTAAATTGCTCGTTCATTGTTACTAAGGCATCTGATGCTTTATCGAGCTCATTAGCCGCTGCATGGTTATGCTGTATTTGGTCAAGTGTTTGCAGCGAAAGTTCATCGATATTTTCAATGCTGGTACTGATCTCTTGAGCTGCTATATGTTGCTGTTTAGCTGCTTCTGCGATGACTTCATTAAGTTGGTGTGCATCGCTGACACCCTGTGCAAATTCCTTGATTTGCTCATCGATTTCTTTTGCCATTTCAGTACAAGACTCAGTGTTGTTAACTGAGCTTCGAAGCGCTTGCACTGCCAAATCAGAAGATTTTAGTAGTTGATTTATCTTGGTTTGAATTTGTTCCGTTGATGCCTGTGTACGCATGGCGAGAGTACGCACTTCATCAGCTACAACGGCAAATCCTCGTCCGTGCTCTGCGGCTCTAGCAGCTTCAATTGCAGCATTCAGTGCAAGTAAGTTAGTCTGATCGGCAATAGTATCAATAACGTTAACGACCTCTTCAATCTGTCGACATTCTTTATCAAGAGAGGCCACCACATCTGCGGCTGAAGTCATATCACAACGAAGCTGTTCACTGAGCGTTTGGTTTTGCTGAACTAAGCCTTGCGATTGTGTTGCCAGTGCATCTGCTTGGGCCATGAGCTGAGTTGCCTGCACCGCTGTATCTGAAATTTCACTCGATGTTGCGGTCATTTCAAGTACGGCACTGGCCACTTGCGTGGTTTGGTCTTTTTGCTGATTGGCTATTGTGGTTGTGTGCTGCGCACTAATTGACAAGGTATCTACAGAGTGATTGATTTGCTCTGATTGTGTTTTGATATCGGTGATAATAGTCACAAAAGCAATTCTTAAGCTTTGCAGAGCTTGACGCAACTGCGCAAATTCATCTTTGCCCGATACATCTATATGATCTTGCAGATTACCGGTTGCAAGTTTTTCTATATCTGCAACGGTTTGCTTTAGTGGGCGACTGATACTGCGTGTAATATACAGCGCTGTCAAAATACCGAAAATCAGAGTGGCAAGGGTTGCCAATGAAATCCAAGTAAAGCTTGATTCAACTGATGCGGTTGTTTGTAATTCTACTGCAGCGCTAAAATCCTGACTCAATTTGCTGATTTTGGCCATATCAGATTTGAGCTGTTGTAACCCTGACTCCACCTGAGCCAGATTACTAATAAGTACGTTTTTACTTGATAAGTAGCTGCTCTGAAGGGATTTTATACCATCTTGTTTGCCTATAACCCAGGCTAGCTCAGTTGCTACGGAACCCAGAGGTTTTATAATATTGCGCTCTAAAGCGGCACTGGGTGTGAGCGCTTGCAATTGATACCCACTTTTTACGTAGTCACTTAACCATAATTTATACTCTTGTGAGAGGGCTTGTAGCTCTTGTAAGTTGTTGATCAATAGAAACTGTTTAGCGATAGATATACCATATCTCAGCTGGCTTAAAGAAGAAGTAACCGCTTGGTTTGCTCTATATCGTGTGTAGCGCTCTGTAATATCAGCGAGTTGTTTATCGAGATTGCTGATCTGTGATTGGTATTGCTTTAAAGTGGCTTTGTTTTTTAGCGCCGCACTGGCGACACTCATTGATTTTTTTTGTGCGCTGAATACCTGTGTTTTGCTTGCTTCAAATTGCTCAACAACCTGAATCTTATCACTGTTGTTTGGCAAATTAGCGAACAGCGCTATCATAGCATCGAGCTGTTGTTGTATTTTTTTCTGATACGCATTGATGGAACCTTCCAATCTTAATTGCTCAGAAATGTCTTCAGCATAGTAATGCTGGTATACAGATAGGTTAAGCTGATCGAGCTTACTTTCGACAGAGTTTACTTTTATATCAATTGGTTGAGCGACTTGAGTAACTTTTTTTAAGTTGCTATTGATCTCTGACATTCTAAAGAGAGAGAAGACGCTTATGGCAACCATTGCCAGGAGAACTACCGTGTATCCGACTGATATTCTTGATATTACGGATGCTTTGAACATGGTATGGGTAACTTATTGGTGAAACAGGTTTAAATTTTGCGCAATGGTAGCATTGTCCTTTTCAAAATGACCTAGTATTTATTCAGTATATTTAAACAATTAATTGTAATGGGAAGTATTAAACTTGTTGAGTAAGTGTTTAGTCTGTATGTGGTGAGTAAAAATGTAACTTTATTAGTAAGCTACTGATAATAGAAAATCATGAAAATGGATGTTAGTGGGTGTATTGTTGCATTTTCGTTGCTTTGAAATGGGGCTACACAGCAGCCCCATTAAGGTATGATCTATCGCTGATATACTATCTCACCATCTAATAGGGTCATAGTGACTTGCGTATTGGCTATTTCTTTGACTGTGCTTTCAAATAGGTTTTTATCTAGTACAACTAAATCAGCGAGTTTGCCCACTTCTATACTGCCAACAAGGTGATCCTGTCGCATGGCATAGGCGCTGTTTAATGTATAAGCTTCAAGTGCTTGAGCTAGGGTGATTGCCTGTGGTGCTCTTGATATCGCGTTACTGATCCCAATGAATGGATTAAATGGGCTCACATTCCAATCACTAGAAAGTGTTAGTGTGGCATTACTGTCGACTAAGTTTTTAATAGGTACAAGGTCTTGTGAACGTTCAGCACCAAGTAACGGAATGTTTTCAGGCCAGTGGTTTGGATCAGTAAAATCTCCAGCAACTTGCGCATCTGCAATGACTCCTAATTTAGCGAAGCGCCCGTAGTCAGCTGGGTCAACGACCTCAAGGTGAGTTAACCTGTGACGCGCTTTACCAGAAGATGCATTTTCAATGGCATTCAACGCTTCATGGATCCCTCTATCACCAATGGCATGAATATTAAAATCGAAACCCGTTGGCTCCAGCGCTTTTATGTACTTTTCAAGGCGTGCTTGGGTGAAGTAATTCAGGCCGTTATTACCGTCTAGCTCCAACCAATTTTGGTGATATGGTTCGTGCATGGCAGCTGTGGTGTTAACCAGTATACCGTCGACATAAAATTTCACTTGGTTAACTTTTAGCAAACTATTCGGATCTGCTTGGTAGAGTGATTTTAGTTTACTCAGTTGTGTTGCATCATTCATTTGCGGGTATGCCCAAAGGCCTAGGTGAGCTCTGAGCGTTAACTTATCTTCTTTCGCGATCTTTAACCAAGTGTCTAAGTGGCCGCGTTGCCAATAGGTTCTTGCATCACTGATAGACGTGATCCCAGCTTTATTCAGTGCTGGCATCGTATAGTCAATCAGCCCCAAGTAATCGTTTTGTTGCGTGTTGGTCAGCGAACGCATTGCCAGCTCCATCACCTGATTACCTGCATTATCATATAGGATCCCATCGACGTTCCCTTGCTCATCTCTCCCTATAACGCCGCCAATTGGGTCTAGACTATTTGCGTTGATCCTTGCTAATTCCAGTGCTTTACTGTTAACCCACATAGAGTGCGAAGTTTGCTCCATAATGATAACGGGGCGGTTTGGTACAGCCTCGTCTAGGACTTCAATTGGGCTGTCTTGCATTTCTAATAGTGTGCCAATTGAATGGCCATAGCCTATTAGCCATTCAGCATCAGGGTTTTGGAATGCCGCATCAGCAATGAGGTCAATATAAGTTTCTGTAGACTCTTCTTCAGGAATCGTAAATTGCGTTGCGTCTGAACCTGACTCCAATGGGTGCATATGCACATCATGAAATCCAGGCATCATCATCTTGCCTTTTAGGTCAATAACTTGCGTATTTTCACCAATATGTTGTTGGGCTTGTTCTGTAGAGCCAACAAAAATAATCTTATTGTCTTTGATCGCAATAGCCTGTGCCCAAGGTTTGGCTTCATTGACTGTGTAAATATCGCCATTGACAAACACCATGGTCGATTGAACTTGCGCAGTTTGATTGGGTGTAGTAGTTGGTGTATTGCTATTTACGGAATTATTAGCCGTAGAGCTAGAATCTGAGTTACAGCCTGATATACAAAGGCCAGCTACAATTATAGGAAGTAAAGACATATTTGTGACTCTCATGGTTGACTCCTGTTAGTTGGCGTTACAATATCAGTGGCATGGTAACCATAAGGTAACAGTATAGAGGTTTTATGCTTGTATTACTGGTTGAAGACGATACTTCTTTAGCAGCTCAATTAATTGACTTTTTGCAATGTGAAGGTATTGAAGTGGATTATGCCATGTCTGTTGCGAGTGCAAAAGAAATTGCAGTGCAAACAAATTTGTATAGTCAGTATGATGCGGTGATTCTTGATATGGATCTGCCCGACGGCAGTGGTTTAAATTTATTGTCAGAAGATATTTTGGGGCAAGGTGTTCCTGTATTATTTTGTACGGCAGCCACATCTCTTGAAGACAAACTCGCGGCTTTCTCTGCGGGGGCATTGGATTACATTACTAAGCCTTTTGCTCTGCCAGAGCTGGCGGTCAGGCTTAAAATATTGGCACAAAAACAACCAACACAAACCGAGGCCATGTTCGATATTGATGACTTACATATTGACTTTTCTATGAAAATAGCAAAGCGAGGTGAACGCGTTTTGGTGTTATCACCCCAGCAGTGGCAACTGCTCTCATTACTCGCAGAGCATAGTCCAAAGCCAGTTAAGAAAGATCAGATCTTGATACATATATGGCCAGATCAGGATGTGAACAATAATATGTATAAATCTTTATTAACGCGTTTAAGGCGCAATGTCTCAAAGCATGATGAGCCGGAATTGATACATACAATAAAAAGCCAAGGGGTGGTATTGAGGTGTACAGATGGTTAACCCTCAAAATCTTGGGCGTTACTTTACGCTAAGATTTGGCATTTTTTTTGTTGTATTTATGGCTATTTGGATGCAAGTTGCGACCTGGGTTTATCACTATGCTTGGGATGATACCACTGAGCATTACCTCTATCAGGACTTAGTGCTAGCACACAGTGATCAGCTTCAATTGCCGTTCAAATCAGCAGAAAAGTACATTGGTGCATTGCATACAATGCCAATTGAATATCAAAAAATACTGGGGTCTCACGATATAGAATATGAGCATACATTGCTTATATCTTTCGATAAGGGAGATTTGTATGTGCTTAAAAGTGAAGATAAATTAGGCCAAGATTTGTTTGCCGTTCATTTTTTTTCGCAGCAAACATCCCCTAGTTTATTACCCGTTTTTTTGATTTTAAGTGGCTTTATGCTTGTGCCTATTGGGCTATTAATTTGGCGGATTTGGCGGGCTATTAAGCAGGACATTGATGTATTAAAGCAAAGCTTGGATGAACACGAAGAGGACACACCTCCAGCAAGGTTCGTTGAATTTTCTGAGCTTCAGTTTTTGGTATCAACAGCACGCTTTGCACAGCAGCATGCGCAACAGCAAGAAAGGTTGTTTTCGGCATTTTTGAGTCATGAAGTACGAACCCCGTTAACTAAGATAAATCACAGTATCAATCGGCTTCAACAAATAGATGATATTCCTTTGGCTGCATTAGATATGATTGAAGAGTTAGAGTCAGGGCAGACAGAGCTAACTGAGATAGCTGATGCTGTTTTATTACTGAGTCAGCCTAGTAAAGCGAAACTGGAGTGTCATGCTTTGTTACCCACCTTAGTTAAGTGGCAGAAAAAGTGGGCTGATCTTGGTTTACTCATTCATATTGACAAGGAGCCTGTGCTCGGTGAGCAAGCAATTCAGCCTAAGTTACTGCAGCTACTTTTGACGCAGGTCGCAAAAAATGCGCTACAGCATGGCGAAGGTGGACTGCATGTTGAGCTGGATGCAAAGGGCATCGTGTTCGAAAATAGGGTGAGTGTCAGGGCAGTGCGACCTGGGTATGGCCTTGGTAGCAAAATAGTCTCGCAAGTTTGTGACTGCTTTGGATGGCAATATAATGTGAATGTAACTGTAACTGATAAATATAGGGTTCGTATTGTCTGGTGTTATTAAGTACTTGATTGATACTGCTCGAATTTAAAGGAATTGAAATACTGATAGTTCAATTAATGGATGTCGCCATTGCCGCAGTTATTTGAGCCAATATGACAATTTTGTATTATTATTTCCCTAATGCGACTATCAGGTTGATAAACTCGACTTTGGAAATAAAACAATGTCTATGTATTGCAACTAATTCTAGGCATTTCTCTTTTTGTATCTTCTATCCATGTTTATGGTGAAGAGGAAAGGTTCAAGCTCGTGCAACCTATTACTCAACCCACTATTTATTCTACAGTCGCTAAAGAAGTGTTACTCAGTGCGTATGCTCAAATTGATACAAGTGTCGCTTTTGAGCTGTACCCTGCGAAAAGAGCCTTGCGCATCGCTGATAAAGGCCTGGCAGATGGATTGCTTGCCCGTACGCCCGGGTTAGAGCAGGACTATCCAAACTTGAGAATGCTGAGTGTGCCAGTTGCATTTGAAAAAGTGTATCTATTCACTCACCTGCCGTATTTGGATCCCATCGATTGGCGTGAATTAACTAAGTATCGTGTCGCTGTTGTTAGAGGATTTGAGCTTGCGGCACAAAGCTTTCCACGAGGAACTTTAGTGGAAGTATCGAGTATTGACCAGGCTTTTAAAATGTTGTCGCAGCATAAAGTTGACTTTGTTATTGATTTAGAAAGTGGGTATTGCAGCTTAAAAAAGCTGGGGTTAAGTGAGGTCAAAAAATTAGAGCCCGCGATGACAGAGTTGGTTGTATATCATTATCTTCATAAAAACCATAAGAATTTAATGGCTCGCTTAGAGCCGACATTAAGGCAAATGGAAGCACAGGGCGAGATAAAAGCACTATACAAAAAAGTGCACAGTACTTTTAATTGCGAAACCTTGCCTTATATCCCATGACTTCTCATGGTTGTGCTCTTGTCTGCACTCTGTAAACGACTTTGAATACGCGTGTGGTCGTAAATTATGATGTATTTCACCGAGTATTTTAATGTGTACAACCTGATATCGGACGGTCGTTTATCTGGACACAAAATCGTGTTTTGACTAACTTTTTTCTACTCAATGTTCTATTTTAATCAGCGTGTTAACTGAGTTTGCAATAAAGCAAGATTGATGAGCTTGATGGTGTAATTCTGCTATGGCTTTATCATTAATAAGCTCTGGTTGATACCAGGTTACTTGAGGTTTAAGTGTTACTTCAACCATTGCCATGTTTCCCTGAGCATTTCGGGCCATGATACCCGAGGCATTATCGATATAAGACTCAACAACTAACTTTGCTTTTGCTGCAAAATGAAGGAAAAACAGCATATGACAGCTAGATATTGATGCAACATAAGCCTCTTCCGGGTCAACATGGTGTTCTACAGAATAGGGTAGGGGAACAACTGAAGGAGATGACGAGGCTTCGACGATAGCACCGCCATCAAAAGACCAGATATGTGCTCGGCTATATTTAGCATCGATAAATGCTTCATTGGCTTGTCTCTGCCAAGAAATGGCAGCTTGATAAATAGACATAGACTTTCCTTTTTTGAGTTGATGTGT harbors:
- the darA gene encoding darobactin family peptide antibiotic encodes the protein MIVEAPKEKISISEKLDALKSSFSDQTLNIANVDQARVDSISIAPPITAWNWSKSFEK
- a CDS encoding extracellular solute-binding protein, with the translated sequence MTKYFYLLIALLLWPTLACSKQQLDLYTWRQQEQLLWDKVNKQNLIDDVHVNVKVIDFDTYQSHIQLAIQNQHVDLFQWMPGPAALAPLIKHNLISPQLTALKSINPNALPAATGADNNIYGVPFAMQLEGILVNKKLLAKHGLDSQPHSISALERVFNQLKSNNITALQMASDQWYLSQVVAEVMTAGLLKASRAQALITGQACFTDTEYVNILGTLKDWHNKGYINHDVLKQDYHGMGTSKALGNSALALDGGWRAGPNSVFYQIDKSYQVDFWPVPGESGKFYGFADGTYQVNAKSQYAEHAQKVLNFTTTKTFANLFANTLNEIPAYGGKMQINSGNLRAQAKLLNEQSYGASLFTAASLNQGTPSYQQLVAEAIKQVFSGTTAQQAAQHIQQGLNSWQYIGKSQCAI
- a CDS encoding methyl-accepting chemotaxis protein; its protein translation is MFKASVISRISVGYTVVLLAMVAISVFSLFRMSEINSNLKKVTQVAQPIDIKVNSVESKLDQLNLSVYQHYYAEDISEQLRLEGSINAYQKKIQQQLDAMIALFANLPNNSDKIQVVEQFEASKTQVFSAQKKSMSVASAALKNKATLKQYQSQISNLDKQLADITERYTRYRANQAVTSSLSQLRYGISIAKQFLLINNLQELQALSQEYKLWLSDYVKSGYQLQALTPSAALERNIIKPLGSVATELAWVIGKQDGIKSLQSSYLSSKNVLISNLAQVESGLQQLKSDMAKISKLSQDFSAAVELQTTASVESSFTWISLATLATLIFGILTALYITRSISRPLKQTVADIEKLATGNLQDHIDVSGKDEFAQLRQALQSLRIAFVTIITDIKTQSEQINHSVDTLSISAQHTTTIANQQKDQTTQVASAVLEMTATSSEISDTAVQATQLMAQADALATQSQGLVQQNQTLSEQLRCDMTSAADVVASLDKECRQIEEVVNVIDTIADQTNLLALNAAIEAARAAEHGRGFAVVADEVRTLAMRTQASTEQIQTKINQLLKSSDLAVQALRSSVNNTESCTEMAKEIDEQIKEFAQGVSDAHQLNEVIAEAAKQQHIAAQEISTSIENIDELSLQTLDQIQHNHAAANELDKASDALVTMNEQFKVQ
- a CDS encoding amidohydrolase produces the protein MRVTNMSLLPIIVAGLCISGCNSDSSSTANNSVNSNTPTTTPNQTAQVQSTMVFVNGDIYTVNEAKPWAQAIAIKDNKIIFVGSTEQAQQHIGENTQVIDLKGKMMMPGFHDVHMHPLESGSDATQFTIPEEESTETYIDLIADAAFQNPDAEWLIGYGHSIGTLLEMQDSPIEVLDEAVPNRPVIIMEQTSHSMWVNSKALELARINANSLDPIGGVIGRDEQGNVDGILYDNAGNQVMELAMRSLTNTQQNDYLGLIDYTMPALNKAGITSISDARTYWQRGHLDTWLKIAKEDKLTLRAHLGLWAYPQMNDATQLSKLKSLYQADPNSLLKVNQVKFYVDGILVNTTAAMHEPYHQNWLELDGNNGLNYFTQARLEKYIKALEPTGFDFNIHAIGDRGIHEALNAIENASSGKARHRLTHLEVVDPADYGRFAKLGVIADAQVAGDFTDPNHWPENIPLLGAERSQDLVPIKNLVDSNATLTLSSDWNVSPFNPFIGISNAISRAPQAITLAQALEAYTLNSAYAMRQDHLVGSIEVGKLADLVVLDKNLFESTVKEIANTQVTMTLLDGEIVYQR
- a CDS encoding response regulator transcription factor; the encoded protein is MLVLLVEDDTSLAAQLIDFLQCEGIEVDYAMSVASAKEIAVQTNLYSQYDAVILDMDLPDGSGLNLLSEDILGQGVPVLFCTAATSLEDKLAAFSAGALDYITKPFALPELAVRLKILAQKQPTQTEAMFDIDDLHIDFSMKIAKRGERVLVLSPQQWQLLSLLAEHSPKPVKKDQILIHIWPDQDVNNNMYKSLLTRLRRNVSKHDEPELIHTIKSQGVVLRCTDG
- a CDS encoding sensor histidine kinase, with translation MVNPQNLGRYFTLRFGIFFVVFMAIWMQVATWVYHYAWDDTTEHYLYQDLVLAHSDQLQLPFKSAEKYIGALHTMPIEYQKILGSHDIEYEHTLLISFDKGDLYVLKSEDKLGQDLFAVHFFSQQTSPSLLPVFLILSGFMLVPIGLLIWRIWRAIKQDIDVLKQSLDEHEEDTPPARFVEFSELQFLVSTARFAQQHAQQQERLFSAFLSHEVRTPLTKINHSINRLQQIDDIPLAALDMIEELESGQTELTEIADAVLLLSQPSKAKLECHALLPTLVKWQKKWADLGLLIHIDKEPVLGEQAIQPKLLQLLLTQVAKNALQHGEGGLHVELDAKGIVFENRVSVRAVRPGYGLGSKIVSQVCDCFGWQYNVNVTVTDKYRVRIVWCY
- a CDS encoding substrate-binding periplasmic protein encodes the protein MQPITQPTIYSTVAKEVLLSAYAQIDTSVAFELYPAKRALRIADKGLADGLLARTPGLEQDYPNLRMLSVPVAFEKVYLFTHLPYLDPIDWRELTKYRVAVVRGFELAAQSFPRGTLVEVSSIDQAFKMLSQHKVDFVIDLESGYCSLKKLGLSEVKKLEPAMTELVVYHYLHKNHKNLMARLEPTLRQMEAQGEIKALYKKVHSTFNCETLPYIP
- a CDS encoding OsmC family protein gives rise to the protein MSIYQAAISWQRQANEAFIDAKYSRAHIWSFDGGAIVEASSSPSVVPLPYSVEHHVDPEEAYVASISSCHMLFFLHFAAKAKLVVESYIDNASGIMARNAQGNMAMVEVTLKPQVTWYQPELINDKAIAELHHQAHQSCFIANSVNTLIKIEH